CTGATGAGGATTGTCGAAATAAGGGTCCAAACAAACGCTCTTCATATAGTGTTCACTACCAACAATGCCCACCATGGCATCGACATGATCTATATTGAACCCAAAGTATCTACGTTCCCTCGTCCTGAACACAAAGTAAGCTACATAAGTTGTTGCAGGAGACAACATTCTACTGCTTATCTTTCCTCGGATTTCAAGCCACCACACCTTGAAGATGACAAGTACTTCTGTGAACCTGATTCTCACACGCACATTAAAAGGCAAAGTATCAGAATTGGGATCAAGATAAAAAGTGGGATTTGAGCCAATCGTTTAGGCTTAAAACCTTGACTTAGGATGAGATTCCCAGGCCCAATAGACAGAGGTATCGCCCCAAACAATTGATAGCTCCCTTGCTCCAAGCATTACGCATTTCTTACCACTCCGTTTGTCCAAAGAAATGCTCTGCTACATACCAATGATTGTACCCACTCAATTTATGTGCATACAAAGAAAAACTGTACAAAAGATGGGAACATGATCATAATGTCTTTCTGTTCTTTGAGAATCAAATCTGGACCTAAAATTGGAGTCGGCGGAAGCTTAATTCTCCCAAACACAACTTTTTCATATCACAGTTCATGTTTTCTGGATTTTGAGTAAACCTTTTCAAGGATAATCACAAAAGTTTTTGTAGGAATCGAAATAACTTCGAAAGTTCATGTTGAAAATCGAGTATGTCTATAAAAACCGAGCATGACGGCAAGGCTAGAGTAACACTTGTCTCCGCCGACAACTCACGCAACTCCGGCCACcattaatttagagaaattgGGGGAATCAAAAAGCGTACCGTGTAGCCATCGTCAATTAGCAGTGGATTGttgcaaagggagaaaaagatCTCCTTCGTCGACCATGTAGTCGGATCAAAATTCAGGTCATTAGGTTTCCGCCGAGAAATCAAATCTTCCCAATCGGTAGGCAGGAATCTCTCCCACACGATATCGGACAGCGCCGCCGCATGGAAAGTACGGGAGACCGCCGATGACCTGCAGGCATCGGATGGAGTCGTCAGAGACAAGATGTTAGCAATTGCTCCTTCTGGCAGAGAAGAGAAATCCGCAATTTCTCCGTCCTCCGTTCCCGTCCTCGTTTCATCCTTGTCCATGATGAATCAGGAACAGAACTCTATTTCACTGTTTCttaaaacagaaaaatggTGGCGAAGGGATAGTTTCGTTCGAGTGATGTTCTACagatattaattgattttatttatcgTTATCTTTTATCGAATTCTATAGCCAATCAACTTTTTGAAAGCCAttactaaaaaagaaattattaaaagaaaaaaacatcattttaggcctaaaataaatgaaacacAGTCGCTGGTTTTTTCAAACCTCTGGATAAACAAAAGCAAGCCAATAGCAAAACCATGGCTTTAGTCAATCAAAGCATCTATGCAAGAACAGAGGTGGGTTTAGGCCTAATCTCAATCCCCTCGACGACAAGCCCAATCTTGCGTGTGCCGCCCTTCACCTCCATAAGATCCATCTCAACTTCATCATCTCCATCGCCACTTTCAAACTCCCCCAACTCGATTTCAAACCACCCATCCTGTCTCTCCTTCGGCTGCTCTAACCCTGACGACATTTCCAATGAATGGTCCATCAACCATGGTGCAAGCCGCAGACGAGAGTTCTCCAAATCAGGGTCCAAACAAACTGTTTTCGGATCGCTTTCGGTGCCAAGAATTCCCGCCCTGACTTCAGCAAGATCAAAATTGAACCCTCGGTATTCATCTTCATTCATCTTGAACACCAAGTAAACACCATAAGTTGTTCTACGAGTCAGTATTCTGCAACTCATTCTTCCACGGATTTCAAGCCACCACACCTGGAGGAGTACAGCCACCTCTGCAAACCTGATTCTCACACCCACGTTCAAATGGCAGAGTTTTAGAATTGggagggaaacaaaaaattaagatataatcTCATATAGACTTTGAACCTCGAATCAGGATGATGTTCCCAGGTCCAATACTCAGGGGTATCACTCCAAACGATCGTGATGTTCCTTGCTCCAAGCATTATGCACTTCCTACCAGTCCATTTCTCCAATGCAAGGCTCTGCAGCATGCCAATGATTTATGTGCATACAAATAGAAAGTGCAAAATAGCTTCATTGTTGATTCAACAAGTGGTATAAGATACACAAATGAATCAGTGGCTTTTCGTTCTTTATCAATCAGACTGGTTTAAGTGTCTGTTCATACAGTTAAACAATAATCTGGGACTGAAATTTGCGTCAGCATAAGCTGAGTTCGTACACTAAACTCAATGTAAAGGATAATTTAGAACAAGATTAAAGCCTAGAAACTAACAACTTACATACTAATAATATTGTATTTAGctctattttaaaaagaaaaattgataaCATCTGAAAGTATAAGAGCCATTCATTCAGTtatagaatttattaaatcaaaatgaaaaggaattaGTTACTTAAACTTCATacattagattttatttatttattcgtCTTTTCAAAAGGGGGATTCTGGATATCGAACATTCACTAAAATGCATATGAAGCGAACTCTGTTTAAAGATTAACTGTAAAAGTTTTTGTTGAAATCCAAGATtgattcaaaagaaaacttgGGTTCGAGGTTTTTAGCAATCGTTTAGAATGtatttatattctaaaattacATGTCAATTTGATAACAAGAAAGGGAACTCCGATGATGTTTGTGTCGACCGACCACCGATCAAACTCCGGCCACCGCCAATTTAGAGAGCTAGGGAATCGGAAAGCTTACCTTGTCGCCATCGTCAAGTAGCATTGGGCTGTcgcaaagggagaaaaaaatgttcttcTTCGAACTGGAAATTGGATCAAAATCCAGGTCAGCAGATTTACATCGAGAAATCAGTACGTCCAAATCGGGAGGCAGGAATCTGTTCCACACGATGTCGGACTGCGCCGCCGAATGGAAAATCCGGGAAACCGTCGAGGCCCTACAAACATCTAATGGAGTGGTCAGCGACAAGATGTAAGCGATTACTCCTTCCGGCAGAGAAGAGAGATCGGCAGTTGCCGTcctcatttcttcttccattggATTTCTCTGGTACAGTCAATATTTTGTGGAAAGAAACCTGCATGCATATATACGGAATATTTCGCCCGATTTTGGTAAGTAGTCAATTCACTCTCTTTCGCTAAAATCCATCTCCGGTTGCTTCGAGACTAAGCTTTCGCAGAATTTCAATCTAATAGGCCCATTCATTGGGCTGGTTTGTTGATGGCCCATTTATTGGGCTGGTTTGTTGATGGCCCATTCATTGGGCTGGTTTGTTGATGGCCCATTCATTGTGCTGGTTTGTTGATGGCCCATTCATTGTGCTGGTTTGTTGATGGCCCATTCATTGTGCTGGTTTGTTGATGGCCCATTCATTGTGCTGGTTTGTTGATGGCCCATTCATTGTGCTGGTTTGTTGATGGCCCATTCATTGTGCTGGTTTGTTGATGGCCCATTCATTGTGCTGGTTTGTTGATGGCCCATTCATTGTGCTGGTTTGTTGATGGCCCATTCATTGTGCTGGTTTGTTGATGGCCCATTCATTGTGCTGGTTTGTTGATGGCCCATTCATTGTGCTGGTTTGTTGATGGCCCATTCATTGTGCTGGTTTGTTGATGGCCCATTCATTGTGCTGGTTTGTTGATGGCCCATTCATTGTGCTGGTTTGTTGATGGCCCATTCATTGTGCTGGTTTGTTGATGGCCCATTCATTGTGCTGGTTTGTTGATGGCCCATTCATTGTGCTGGTTTGTTGATGGCCCATTCATTGTGCTGGTTTGTTGATGGCCCATTCATTGGGCTGGTTTGTTGATGGCCCATTCATTGTGCTGGTTTGTTGATGGCCCATTCATTGTGCTGGTTTGTTGATGGCCCATTCATTGTGCTGGTTTGTTGATGGCCCATTCATTGGGCTGGTTTGTTGATGGCCCATTCATTGGGCTGGTTTGTTGATGGCCCATTCATTGGGCTGGTTTTTTAATGGCCCATTCAGTGGGCTGGTTTGTTCATGGCCCATACACTGGGCTGGTTTTTTAATGGCCCATTCATTGTGCTGGTTTGTTGATGGCCCATTCATTGTGCTGGTTTGTTGATGGCCCATTCATTGTGCTGGTTTGTTGATGGCCCATTCATTGTGCTGGTTTGTTGATGGCCCATTCATTGGGCTGGTTTGTTGATGGCCCATTCATTGTGCTGGTTTGTTGATGGCCCATTCATTGGGCTGGTTTGTTGATGGCCCATTCATTGTGCTGGTTTGTTGATGGCCCATTCATTGGGCTGGTTTGTTGATGGCCCATTCATTGTGCTGGTTTGTTGATGGCCCATTCATTGGGCTGGTTTGTTGATGGCCCATTCATTGTGCTGGTTTGTTGATGGCCCATTCATTGGGCTGGTTTGTTGATGGCCCATTCATTGTGCTGGTTTGTTGATGGCCCATTCATTGGGCTGGTTTGTTGATGGCCCATTCATTGTGCTGGTTTGTTGATGGCCCATTCATTGGGCTGGTTTGTTGATGGCCCATTCATTGTGCTGGTTTGTTGATGGCCCATTCATTGGGCTGGTTTGTTGATGGCCCATTCATTGTGCTGGTTTGTTGATGGCCCATTCATTGGGCTGGTTTGTTGATGGCCCATTCATTGTGCTGGTTTGTTGATGGCCCATTCATTGGGCTGGTTTGTTGATGGCCCATTCATTGGGCTGGTTTGTTGATGGCCCATTCATTGGGCTGGTTTGTTGATGGCCCATTCATTGGGCTGGTTTGTTAATGGCCCATTCATTGGGCTTGTTTGTTAATGGCCCAGTTTGTTCGATGGGCCCAAAGAAAATAGTTTCACTATTTATCattccaaatttaatataactCCAAAATCTTTGCATTAATAAAGAGGACAGAAGAGATTATCTATTtcctaaaaaaacatatttttatgaatagaaggaaaaattgataagtcattattattattattatttacagtgattaaataggaaagaaatAGGTAATATAGATTAAAAAGGCCTCTTGCCCCAATCGCAGGCGGCGACCAAAAATGACTTCAGATCTGAGGACGACGAAAAAGTTCTTATCCGCTGTCTGCTGACACACAGATTTTGGAATCTGGAGAAGCCACGTGGcagtctctttctttttcttagaCATCAGTGGACCTGGAGAGAAGACAATTACGGGACTGCGCAGCAGCGGATTATTACCGACTCGAGTGCTTGGTCCCATGGTCGAGACTTGGGATATTAGTCGTTCTCTCTctacacacacaaaaaaaaaaaaaaaaaaaaaaaaaaaaaaaaaaaaaaaaaaaaaaaaaaaaaaaaaaaaaaNATAATTTAGAGGGAAGTAGGAGAGATACTTGAGAAACTTTACAGTAAGTGCACTACCATTTCTGCGAAATTTCCAGGATAGAGCTGGATGCTCGTTGTTGGactattttgaattttggggTTTCTTTAGATTTTCTGGCTGTGTCACTGTGGTTAGGGTTTGTTTGTCCATGGCGGCTTTGTGATTTCTATCAGTTGTCTTGAATCAACTTCTGATTTTGGTGTGCAGTAGATCTGGGAAGCTTGGACTTTCTCTAGAGATTAGAGATGCAGAGGCAGACAAGATATATGGAGAGGACGAACTCCATGAGAGAAAAAAGGGGCTTGGAGGGTGGAGATGATGAGCTGCCGGAGCGAAAGCGACCAGCTCTAGCTAGgtatatcatttatttttggattcaCTTGTGTTCTGATCCAtgggttcttttctttttctgttctcTTCTTTCCCCCTCCCCTTTACAACTTAATTTAGCTAGCGGTGAGAAGTCAAAATATAACTCTGTACGTCGGTGCTATGCCTCTGCTTACCCTTTCTGATCTTCAATTTAATCACTTGGACTTTTAGTTAGATGTCATGATAATGAGGTAGATGAGCGGAGTGGCTGCTTTGCTTGggtttattatcttttttggctAACTGTTTGCTTGATGAGAGTTGAGACCATGGTTCCTTGTTTCTAAAGGAAGAACCTTGACCTGTGCTTTATCTACGGTTATTTCTGTAATTATTCAGATTatctttttttgtattttttataattaattcgCATGATCATATCAATTCATTCTCAATAAAAGGTCATATAATACAAATGATCAACGCTTTTATGGATCTTTATTACTGGACAGTGTGATTGTAGAAGCCCTGAAAGTGGATAGTTTACAAAAGctcttctcatcaatggaACCAATACTCCGTAGAGTGGTAAGATGCACCGTTTCTATATTCTGTTATGGCTGCATACTAAGACTATGTGAATGAGAGTAGTATTTAATTGGGTGTTCGCTTGGGAAGTGTTGTATGCTTGGTAGTATAAATTATCTAGTTTACTTGTAGCAATGCTAAGGATAATACTGATTCCCTTCCAGTAtgctttttatgtttttcataGACATGTCTGCTTGtgtttttattatgttttagcATGACAGTAATCTGTTTATCATTGGCTAAATGTACTAACACGTAATTGACGTCTGGATTTTTCATTTCCATCAAAGTTTATATTCCTTCTATTTGAATTTGtctcttttttaattctaaaattttgtaaattctTAGTTTTGATTATCTGGTTTTCTTATTTGATCCCATCTTCTATTTctactataaaattttatattttgcaaTACATTATTCTGATTGTTCTGATGATGTCAAATAGGTTAGTGAGGAAGTGGAACGTGCTTTGGCTAAGATAGGTCCTGCTAGAATTACTGGAAGGTAACTATGAATCCATGGGTTTTGTGACAtttccaataatttatttttgcttcATGCTGTAGATATTGTAATACTATAAATTATTCTTCACCTACTATTTATTTTCAGTTGAGATATTGcttaaaatcttaatatatttagaaCCACATTTACAAGAGTTTAACGTTTTTTGGTCCTTGTACCTTGGTGCACCACTTACAGGAGTTGTTGCTTTGTAGCAAAGTAGATCTACTGTTAGCTGTTTTGATTTAATCAAAACTAGTTGCATGCTTTTCTCTATGTTTGCGGGTCTAATCATTTTCCTACTCTAATATGATTACCTTTTGCTTAAAAAAATCGTGTGATTTGtgaatataataatgttgtCAATGTTCCAATGGTGGGATGTTCTTGAGTTTTGAAACTACATGTGCTAGGTAAGAGCTGTGTTACATCTCAGCCATGTCTAATTTTTCAATCACTATTTGGAATTCAACAATGTTGTTGTCATGAAAACTGTTCATCTTCCCCAATTATGCGTTTACTACTATACTCTAGTGCTGAAGTCTTGTATGCATCCATGGGACGTCATAATGCTCCATATCACAGCCAAATGCTCTCTgtctgtttttttaattttcattctaatCCTGTTTAATTCTATCCAAAGGTAATAAGGATTCTTGGTGATTAACTTAGTTGTGTTAATAAGTTCATTCTATAGGTAGAGAATTAACTAGTAATTCTATTCTTATTATGCTtaacttccattttctctttatGATCTACTATGATGATCTAACACTTTTTACTCACAGGTCTTCTCCTAAAAGGATTGAAGGCCCTGATGGAAGAAACTTGCAACTGCATTTTAGGTCTAGATTGTCTCTTCCCCTGTTCACTGGAGGGAAAGTGGAAGGTGAACAGGGTGCAGCAATCCATGTTGTTCTGCTTGATGCTAACACAGGTCATGTAGTAACATCTGGACCTGAATCCTTGTCAAAATTGGACATTGTGGTACTTGAAGGTGATTTTAacaatgaagatgatgaagattgGACGGAGGAAGAATTCGAAGGTCATGTGGTAAAAGAGCGTGAAGGAAAGAGGCCTCTATTGACCGGTGACCTGCAGGTTTCCCTCAAGGAAGGTGTTGGAACACTAGGGGATTTGACCTTCACTGATAACTCAAGTTGGATTAGGAGCAGAAAGTTCAGACTTGGGTTAAAGGTGGCTTCAGGATTTTGTGAAGGTGTTCGCATTCGTGAAGCAAAAACTGAAGCTTTTACGGTTAAAGATCATCGAGGAGAATGTAGGTTCATgctttatcatttttaattgtCATTTAATAGAaagatggagaaaaaaaaaaaaaggaaaagaagatatgagtatataatttcttaaatctttgttttattttgcaGTGTATAAAAAACATTACCCACCTGCATTAAACGATGATGTGTGGAGATTAGAGAAGATTGGAAAGGATGGTTCCTTTCACAAACGACTAAATAAAAGTGGAATAGTCACCGTCGAAGACTTTCTCCGACTGGTAGTTCGAGATTCTCAAGGACTACGAAGTGTAAGTGTTGTCGTTCATTctgtttcttatttaaaaatataataattaaagaaaagactGTTGTCACTTATCTCTTCTTTATTCTTATCCCCTATAACTCTTCAAATTTTTCCTGTTTGTAGATCCTTGGAAGTGGTATGTCTAATAAGATGTGGGAGGCTCTCTTAGAACATGCTAAGACCTGTGTCCTGAGCGGGAAgttgtatatttattatccAGAGGAATCCAGAAATGTTGGTGTTGTTTTTAACAATATCTATGAGCTCAACGGCCTGATTGCAGAGGAACAATACTTTCCTGCTGATTCTCTGTCTGAGAGCCAGAAGGTAATTTCAAAACACGCGTTTTTTGTGCTTCTATGTGTGTAATATATATGTGAAAAACACTTGTAAAGAGTTGTAAAAATCATTTCTCCGTTTGGATGTTTCCCATTTctgttattgaaaaaaaaaattctttagcTGGTTTTGCCCGATCATGGTTCTTAACTTAAGAACGAAAAAGCGTGGTCTGTCTTGCTTGGATTTGGTGTTAGCAAgatttttctacaaattttccTCTTCTGTCTGTGGGAGGCTAGTTTCCAGAATGCACCATGCCAGGGATCTTTCCCCTTAATTACTACCCTCTTTAACAACTTAGAATTATTGTATTATATCTGTTGAGGTTGTTGCAATTTGCAAAGGAAAATAAACATCCTTACAGAGGCCCCACCATAAAACTAGCTAACCTTGACCTTCCATTATTGAAGGTAGacgtttttttccttttgcgATTCATTtgtgatttatttattgatattttagatattttaggttTTAGCAGTTATagtcttttttgttttcctccttGCGAACAAGTTTAAACAAAGAAAGGTTGGCGTTTATGGTGCATAGTGATTTCCTACTTTAGCAGTAGTATAACAAATGCATTAAGCATATAAATTGCATAATGCTTTCTCCCTAGAAATAGTGTAAAAAATTATCTCCGCTTTGCAGGTTTATGTAGATACACTAGTGAACAAAGCATATGAAAATTGGAATCAAGTTGTAGAGTACGATGGGAAGTCACTTTTGAGCTCTAAGAAGCCTAAGAAGTCCAATGCATCCCGAAATGACTTTCAAGGAGGTCATCTTGATCTTTCTAATACCCATGTGTCAGTGCCCCGCATGCCAGTATCAGTTCAGCCTCAGCAGCCTATCGTGGATTCAGGACTCTCAGTTGCAGGTAACCACGCTTGTATCATTGTAATTAACCTTTCGGATGGTAGCATGTATTATAAAGCTTAACATATGACAGGGCGCGCAAatgttaatatttaaaaattaagatggGAACCATACATAGAATAAAAATGActattttttaccttttaaaacAATTGAACAGACGCTCTAGTATACTTACATATTTAAGCAATGAGGAAATAAAAGACCATTTAATGATAGTGTTAATTCGAATTTATTAGTGatgtttgttaaaaaaaaaattaatgaactaATCTCTTACATCAAAAggtttgtgaagaaaatgtgaaAACATGTGTCTATGCTTTACATAATTACAGGCCTAGAATAATAAGTATATTTTCCGATATTCAAAAACTTGATACCAACTAGGGGGCTTTTTGCAATACCAACTGTTTATATCCCTGCACTCTTGTTCTTATTCCTTGTTTATACGCTGCACCCCTGTTCTTATTCTTTGATGGAATACATTATTTTGGATCTTCCATTTTGGACATGAGTTATTTTCACTGGTATGTTAGTTTTCTTCTCCTTGGAGAAATATTTGGGTCTAGAAGGCTGGGATTAAGGGTTTGGGGGCTTGACTCATTTTAATGCCTCGTGGTTCCGTACTTCTAAACTCTTTTGTAACTATCCTTTGGCCTAATCAGCAATAGTTGTGGTCATTTTTCCAAGTTTAGTTGCTCCTCATTGGCCAggtctttttctcttttcttttcattttgacTCTTTTCTGTAAGTTTATTTTGCTTAATGAAACTAGTTTGTTCATCAAGAgtatcatatattataatgatgataataatatctAGTTTCACATCCAAATAACATTCATAGACCTGAGAATGTGTAAGATTTGGGAACAAATTTATATACATACAAAaatttctcgaaactcttcaCTAATCAGCCTTACCTCTCCTCATGGGTAGTGGATCGACTATTAAGTAATTGAGTTACTATGTCAAACTATAGTCTACAATATTGGTGAAAGAGGCAATGAACTTATTAGAGCTGATGACTGCTGTTGTTTGGCTGactatattttgttttattttctgtatTTATATTTGGCAATTCAGGGTATAATGATAATACAGCCACAAGATATTCAACCCAACCTCAGTTTGTGAATTCAACTTCTCGACCCCAATTTGACAACTCCTCATTTACTCCAAATGAGTTGCTCGGCAATTCTAACCACGTTCATGTCACAAGAAATGACCCTAGTACTTTTGGTTTGGCTCTTGGTCCTCCGCAAGCATCGTCATCTTCAGGTTTTCAGCCGCTTGGTTCTTCTATTCAGGAATCTAGTATGAATCCATTTGACTGGTCAAACAATAGAGACAAGGTAGTGGATGACTTCTTTTCAGAGGACGAGATTCGTATGAGAAGTCACGAGATGCTGGAAAATGAAGAGATGCAACACTTGTTGCGAATGTTTAGCATGGGTGGCCATTCATCTGTTAACGTCCATGATGAGAGTTTTTCATTCCCATCATTCATGCCTTCACCAATGCCAAATTTTGATGATCGAAACCGTCCTGGAAAAGCTGTGGTAGGTTGGTTGAAGATCAAAGCTGCAATGAGGTGGGGCTTCTTCATCAGGAAGAAAGCAGCCGAGAGACGTGCACAGATTGTCGAGTTGGATGAGGAATAGAAGTTGTTTAGTCGTCGGTGCTGTTCAGGCTGTTATTTGAGCTTTCCTCACTCACTGCATCATATTCTGTAGGTCTTCAGAGAATTCTTCAGGTGACAACTCCTGCTCTTTGAGACTCGTTGGATCAATTCGAAAGGATATCATTTGTATCTGTATAACATATTAACAGCGGAAGCTACTTTTGTACAGATTCCTGTACAGTGACTTGTTCCTGTTTGCTAGTGTCTGTATTTAAGATGTTTTATTGTCATCAATCTACCTCTGGTAGGCCAAAAACATGAATGGGTTGGTCGGTGACGGtaaatttcttatttcatttgcCCTTTCATAATGTTGTTTGAATGATTAGGATCAAGGATTCCCTACAgttttcttttgctttgaTATGTTTCGAATAACTGTATGAGAGATGATTCAGTGACTAATGAATAATCCATGTGATTTTTAGTTGGTTGTTAatacatataaatattttgttccgaTTATTATTCACATTTGTTTTGGCATCTGTTTGAAGTTCAATCATTTATAGCCCTTCTGCTGTTTGAAGTTCAATCATATCAATGTTTCCATGTTACAGAggatgaaattatatttttagctTTACACAATCACCATGTTTAATCACGAACAATTAAACAAGCAGACTTGCATAATAGGCAGTGACAGTGCCAGCGGAAATGCCAGTTGCATATCAATCTTTCCAAACAAGTACTCGTTCTGGGATTGGAAGCCGGAGCCTGAGGCCATGTCGAGAGACAGAGTGAGAAGTTCGCCGTTGTTGAGAATTTTGGCTCGGCCATCTCCCCAAGTGATTTGAAAATCCTGGTTGAAGTTAGCTGCAGAGAGAGCAATTAGAGAGGCggagaaaaggagaaggagaagagttATGGAGGGCATCTTTGTAGGTGAGTGAGAgggaaatgaatgaatgagtGGCAATGGGATTCCGACTGCAATTTATAAAGGGAAGAGGAAGGTGTGTTGAAAtgcaaaaacagaggaagggTCCTACGAAACTCCATGAAACTTAGCCGTAGCGAGCTCAAGTCCTTATTTTGGTGGCTCTGTAACAACGTGGTTTTGCGTTCGCGCAATTGGAAAGGCGGAagggaagaggaagacgaTGCGGTAGGGCCAGGTCGGGATTTGGGTTTGGTGAATGTAGGCCCAATCGACCGGAGTGGTTTAGTGGGACCAAGCGAGGCGGCTTCCTCCTAACACTTCCGACTCTTCCTTATTTTTGCCCCCAAACATTTGGACTTCctacaattatttttcataaataacccataatttaagaaaagttcaattttattgGTAAGAAGTTTCAaacctttttaatttaatttgtaactTTAAACAAGTAAGTTGCACAAATCCAGACGAAGAGAAACACAGCTGATTTGCacttaattcaataaaaaaaaaaaaaaaaaaaaaaaattgtaatttaggaaaaagaaaaaaaaaaatgtccttCAAAACTAAATAGCACTACTTGAGTTGGTTCTAGTCGAACCTCTTGACTTAATAGCCTCAACCTCTTTACGAACCTCTTGACCTAATAGCCTCAACCTCTTTACTTTACACCAAATTTTATTCTCGATTCTATATTAACTGTCATTCGGCCTCTAGCTATCTTTTATTACTTTTGAACTTAGGGTCAAAAAATCAGCCCCAAGTGTCattaatacatttaaaaattatttaacaaagGTTTGAAATTCGTAAGTAGAAAGGATTAGAAATAagcataaaaagaaaacatataagaaataataataataataataaataaataaaaaggagatAATTGGGTGTCAGCAATGGGAGGACAGCTGGTTGaagaatatgaacaaaaactaaaagagtGAAAGTTGATTGGTTGAATTTCCCAGTTCACCAAATTGTCACGACCCAAACTCGAAAAGCTCCACCGACGGCGACCGCTTCATCGT
This sequence is a window from Cucurbita pepo subsp. pepo cultivar mu-cu-16 chromosome LG04, ASM280686v2, whole genome shotgun sequence. Protein-coding genes within it:
- the LOC111792683 gene encoding F-box protein PP2-B10-like → MEEEMRTATADLSSLPEGVIAYILSLTTPLDVCRASTVSRIFHSAAQSDIVWNRFLPPDLDVLISRCKSADLDFDPISSSKKNIFFSLCDSPMLLDDGDKSLALEKWTGRKCIMLGARNITIVWSDTPEYWTWEHHPDSRFAEVAVLLQVWWLEIRGRMSCRILTRRTTYGVYLVFKMNEDEYRGFNFDLAEVRAGILGTESDPKTVCLDPDLENSRLRLAPWLMDHSLEMSSGLEQPKERQDGWFEIELGEFESGDGDDEVEMDLMEVKGGTRKIGLVVEGIEIRPKPTSVLA
- the LOC111792682 gene encoding F-box protein PP2-B10-like encodes the protein MDKDETRTGTEDGEIADFSSLPEGAIANILSLTTPSDACRSSAVSRTFHAAALSDIVWERFLPTDWEDLISRRKPNDLNFDPTTWSTKEIFFSLCNNPLLIDDGYTSISLDKRSGKKCVMLGARELSIVWGDTSVYWAWESHPKSRFTEVLVIFKVWWLEIRGKISSRMLSPATTYVAYFVFRTRERRYFGFNIDHVDAMVGIVGSEHYMKSVCLDPYFDNPHQRGRRVPRAGCNLSRLEQPRERHDGWFETELGEFRIDGGDDEVEIILKKVKCIDSRSGLVVQGIEIRPKMNPA
- the LOC111793711 gene encoding calmodulin-binding protein 60 B-like; its protein translation is MQRQTRYMERTNSMREKRGLEGGDDELPERKRPALASVIVEALKVDSLQKLFSSMEPILRRVVSEEVERALAKIGPARITGRSSPKRIEGPDGRNLQLHFRSRLSLPLFTGGKVEGEQGAAIHVVLLDANTGHVVTSGPESLSKLDIVVLEGDFNNEDDEDWTEEEFEGHVVKEREGKRPLLTGDLQVSLKEGVGTLGDLTFTDNSSWIRSRKFRLGLKVASGFCEGVRIREAKTEAFTVKDHRGELYKKHYPPALNDDVWRLEKIGKDGSFHKRLNKSGIVTVEDFLRLVVRDSQGLRSILGSGMSNKMWEALLEHAKTCVLSGKLYIYYPEESRNVGVVFNNIYELNGLIAEEQYFPADSLSESQKVYVDTLVNKAYENWNQVVEYDGKSLLSSKKPKKSNASRNDFQGGHLDLSNTHVSVPRMPVSVQPQQPIVDSGLSVAGYNDNTATRYSTQPQFVNSTSRPQFDNSSFTPNELLGNSNHVHVTRNDPSTFGLALGPPQASSSSGFQPLGSSIQESSMNPFDWSNNRDKVVDDFFSEDEIRMRSHEMLENEEMQHLLRMFSMGGHSSVNVHDESFSFPSFMPSPMPNFDDRNRPGKAVVGWLKIKAAMRWGFFIRKKAAERRAQIVELDEE